From Cucumis melo cultivar AY chromosome 1, USDA_Cmelo_AY_1.0, whole genome shotgun sequence, a single genomic window includes:
- the LOC103492599 gene encoding pre-mRNA-splicing factor ATP-dependent RNA helicase DEAH7 isoform X2 — protein sequence MSSKSTHASRYRSPRQDYDNHDRERKEFDNDSRSNNRRARHGHGDGDEPYYGRSRYQRDYGRENERKRSRYESSRRTPGRSDWDDGRWEWEETPRRDGRLEETPRRDGRSNSSRHHQPSPSPMYVGASPDARLVSPWFGGNTPNSTGSSASPWDQISPSPVPVRASGSSVRSSSTSYLSKTHHIKFSSRSSPLAEDSQQDSQADKSELNGSKYEISENMRLEMEYNSDRAWYDRDEGNTMFDADSSSFFFGDDAAFQKKEAELAKRLVRRDGTKMTLAQSKKLSQLTADNAQWEDRQLLRSGAVRGTEVQTDFDDEEERKVILLVHDTKPPFLDGRVVFTKQAEPIMPIKDPTSDMAIISRKGSSLVREIHEKQNMNKSRQRFWELAGSKLGDILGVEKTAEQIDADTASVGDEGEVDFKEDAKFAQHMKKGEAVSDFAKSKTIAQQRQYLPIYSVRDELLQVIRENQVVVVVGETGSGKTTQLTQYLFEDGYTTNGIVGCTQPRRVAAMSVAKRVSEEMECELGDKVGYAIRFEDVTGPSTIIKYMTDGVLLRETLKDSDLEKYRVIVMDEAHERSLSTDVLFGILKKVVAQRRDFKLIVTSATLNAQKFSNFFGSVPIFHIPGRTFPVNTLYSKTPCEDYVEAAVKQAMTIHITSPPGDILIFMTGQDEIEAACFALAERIEQLISSTKKGVPKLLILPIYSQLPADLQAKIFQKAEDGARKCIVATNIAETSLTVDGIFYVIDTGYGKMKVYNPRMGMDALQVFPVSRAAADQRAGRAGRTGPGTCYRLYTESAYLNEMLPSPVPEIQRTNLGNVVLLLKSLKVENLLDFDFMDPPPQDNILNSMYQLWVLGALNNVGGLTELGWKMVEFPLDPPLAKMLLMGEQLECLDEVLTIVSMLSVPSVFFRPKDRVEESDAARERFFIPESDHLTLYNVYQQWKQHQYRGDWCNDHFLHVKGLRKAREVRSQLLDILKTLKIPLTSCWPDTDLVRKAICSAYFHNAARLKGVGEYVNCRNGMPCHLHPSSALYGMGCTPDYVVYHELILTTKEYMQCATAVEPQWLAELGPMFFSVKESDTSLLEHKKRQKESKTAMEEEMESLRKIQVESEKENKEREKEKRRKQQQQISMPGFRQGSGTYLRPKKLGL from the exons ATGTCATCCAAAAGCACACATGCGAGCAGGTATAGGAGCCCTAGACAAGACTATGATAATCATGACAGAGAGAGAAAAGAATTTGACAATGATAGTAGAAGCAATAACAGGCGGGCGAGACATGGGCACGGTGATGGTGATGAGCCTTATTATGGGAGATCTCGGTACCAAAGGGACTATGGCAgggaaaatgaaagaaagagaagtaGATATGAAAGTTCACGAAGAACTCCTG GTAGATCTGATTGGGATGATGGTAGATGGGAATGGGAAGAAACACCACGTAGAGATGGCCGCTTGGAAGAAACACCACGTAGAGATGGCCGCTCTAACTCTAGTAGGCACCATCAACCTTCACCATCCCCGATGTATGTTGGCGCCTCACCAGATGCTCGGTTAGTTTCTCCATGGTTTGGTGGGAACACTCCTAATTCTACTG GTTCTTCTGCTTCCCCTTGGGATCAGATCTCTCCTTCTCCAGTTCCAGTGCGTGCCTCTGGATCTTCAGTAAGGTCATCAAGCACAAGTTATCTTTCTAAAACTCACCATATTAAATTTTCATCGCGAAGTTCACCTTTGGCCGAG GATTCTCAACAAGATTCTCAGGCAGACAAGTCCGAGTTAAATGGATCCAAGTATGAGATCAGTGAGAATATGCGTTTGGAGATGGAGTACAACTCTGACCGGGCTTG GTATGATAGAGATGAAGGTAATACAATGTTCGATGCTGATAGCTCATCATTTTTCTTTGGAGATGACGCTGCCTTCCAGAAGAAAGAAGCAGAGCTGGCCAAAAGATTG GTCCGTCGAGATGGAACCAAGATGACTCTTGCTCAAAGCAAAAAGCTGTCTCAGCTCACTGCAGATAATGCACAGTGGGAAGACCGACAACTTTTAAGATCGGGAGCTGTTAGGGGTACTGAGGTGCAAACTGACTTTGACGATGAGGAAGAGCGGAAAGTCATTCTTCTTGTACATG ATACAAAGCCTCCGTTCCTTGATGGAAGAGTTGTTTTCACTAAACAAGCAGAACCAATAATGCCAATAAAAGATCCTACATCAGATATGGCTATAATATCACGTAAAGGATCTTCATTGGTGAGGGAAATTCATGAGAAACAAAATATGAACAAGTCACGACAACGCTTTTGGGAGCTTGCAGGCTCTAAACTTGGTGATATCCTTGGTGTTGAGAAAACAGCCGAGCAG aTAGATGCAGATACTGCATCAGTAGGTGATGAAGGTGAAGTTGATTTTAAGGAAGATGCGAAGTTTGCACAACATATGAAGAAGGGGGAAGCAGTGAGTGACTTTGCTAAGTCAAAAACCATTGCACAACAAAGACAATATCTTCCTATATATTCTGTCAGAGATGAGCTGCTGCAG GTTATCCGTGAAAATCAGGTGGTTGTGGTGGTTGGAGAAACTGGTTCAGGAAAGACCACACAACTGACTCAG TATCTATTTGAGGATGGTTATACTACAAATGGTATTGTTGGTTGCACCCAACCAAGGCGTGTGGCAGCAATGAGTGTAGCAAAAAGAGTCAGCGAAGAGATGGAGTGCGAGTTAGGTGATAAAGTAGGCTATGCCATTCGATTTGAGGATGTAACGGGGCCATCAACTATTATCAAG TATATGACTGATGGAGTTCTTCTACGTGAAACTCTCAAAGATTCTGATCTTGAAAAATACCG TGTAATTGTAATGGATGAAGCTCACGAGAGGTCACTCAGCACTGATGTCCTTTTCGGGATCTTGAAAAAGGTGGTTGCCCAACGTCGTGATTTCAAGCTTATTGTGACATCTGCGACCCTTAATGCTCAAAAGTTTTCGAACTTTTTTGGAAG TGTCCCAATTTTTCACATCCCTGGGAGAACATTTCCTGTGAATACTTTGTATAGCAAAACTCCATGTGAAGATTACGTTGAAGCAGCCGTAAAGCAAGCTATGACCATCCATATCACTAGCCCTCCTGGTGACATTCTTATCTTCATGACTGGCCAAGACGAGATAGAGGCAGCCTGTTTTGCCCTTGCAGAGCGCATCGAACAACTCATTTCATCAACAAAAAAGGGGGTGCCCAAACTTTTGATACTACCCATCTATTCGCAGCTGCCAGCTGACTTGCAAGCCAAGATATTTCAGAAAGCTGAAGATGGTGCCCGTAAATGCATTGTTGCAACTAATATTGCCGAGACTTCCTTGACAGTTGATGGAATATTTTATGTTATAGACACAGGTTATGGTAAAATGAAAGTGTACAACCCTAGAATGGGTATGGATGCACTACAAGTGTTTCCAGTAAGTCGTGCTGCTGCTGATCAACGTGCTGGACGTGCCGGTAGAACTGGACCTGGTACTTGCTATCGTTTGTACACTGAGAGTGCATACTTAAACGAAATGTTGCCAAGTCCTGTGCCAGAAATCCAAAGAACTAACCTGGGAAATGTTGTTTTACTACTTAAATCTCTTAAAGTTGAAAACCTACTGGATTTTGACTTCATGGATCCGCCACCACAGGATAACATTCTCAACTCCATGTACCAATTGTGGGTATTAGGGGCTCTTAACAATGTAGGAGGGTTGACTGAACTTGGGTGGAAGATGGTTGAGTTCCCATTGGATCCCCCACTAGCCAAAATGCTTCTGATGGGCGAGCAACTTGAGTGCCTTGATGAGGTACTAACGATCGTTTCGATGCTTTCAGTACCATCAGTATTTTTTCGACCTAAAGATCGAGTTGAGGAGAGTGATGCTGCAAGGGAGAGGTTTTTCATTCCAGAATCAGACCATTTAACGTTATATAATGTTTACCAACAATGGAAACAACACCAATACAGGGGAGATTGGTGCAATGACCATTTCTTGCATGTTAAAGGGCTACGAAAGGCTCGAGAGGTGCGGTCGCAGTTGTTAGACATTTTGAAGACTTTGAAAATACCTCTGACATCTTGTTGGCCAGATACAGATCTCGTGAGAAAGGCTATTTGCTCTGCCTATTTTCACAATGCAGCTAGATTGAAGGGTGTGGGAGAATATGTGAACTGCAGAAATGGGATGCCATGCCATCTTCATCCGAGCAGTGCTCTTTATGGCATGGGATGTACTCCTGATTATGTTGTGTATCATGAATTGATTTTGACGACAAAGGAGTATATGCAATGTGCGACCGCAGTCGAGCCTCAGTGGTTGGCTGAACTCGGACCGATGTTCTTCTCTGTCAAGGAGTCAGATACATCGCTCTTGGAGCATAAGAAAAGGCAAAAAGAATCGAAAACAGCCATGGAAGAAGAGATGGAGTCATTGAGAAAGATTCAAGTCGAGTCagagaaagaaaacaaagagcgggaaaaggagaagagaagaaagcAGCAACAGCAAATTTCTATGCCGGGTTTTCGTCAAGGTTCTGGAACTTATCTAAGACCAAAGAAGCTAGGCTTGTGA
- the LOC103492599 gene encoding pre-mRNA-splicing factor ATP-dependent RNA helicase DEAH7 isoform X1, with protein MKTQGGDDAIDIDRTTLLLEPENNTEGGLSVPGKDKPVFRPPERRSHLGLDVLANAKRGGSNDNGFKIPQQRIASFVSSMEEEDTIESSGVTDSGKEAIPRSHSVKNRNYREIASNDSNEGSTLAEDGITGNSFKSRNSNETSDSSVTTMSSKSTHASRYRSPRQDYDNHDRERKEFDNDSRSNNRRARHGHGDGDEPYYGRSRYQRDYGRENERKRSRYESSRRTPGRSDWDDGRWEWEETPRRDGRLEETPRRDGRSNSSRHHQPSPSPMYVGASPDARLVSPWFGGNTPNSTGSSASPWDQISPSPVPVRASGSSVRSSSTSYLSKTHHIKFSSRSSPLAEDSQQDSQADKSELNGSKYEISENMRLEMEYNSDRAWYDRDEGNTMFDADSSSFFFGDDAAFQKKEAELAKRLVRRDGTKMTLAQSKKLSQLTADNAQWEDRQLLRSGAVRGTEVQTDFDDEEERKVILLVHDTKPPFLDGRVVFTKQAEPIMPIKDPTSDMAIISRKGSSLVREIHEKQNMNKSRQRFWELAGSKLGDILGVEKTAEQIDADTASVGDEGEVDFKEDAKFAQHMKKGEAVSDFAKSKTIAQQRQYLPIYSVRDELLQVIRENQVVVVVGETGSGKTTQLTQYLFEDGYTTNGIVGCTQPRRVAAMSVAKRVSEEMECELGDKVGYAIRFEDVTGPSTIIKYMTDGVLLRETLKDSDLEKYRVIVMDEAHERSLSTDVLFGILKKVVAQRRDFKLIVTSATLNAQKFSNFFGSVPIFHIPGRTFPVNTLYSKTPCEDYVEAAVKQAMTIHITSPPGDILIFMTGQDEIEAACFALAERIEQLISSTKKGVPKLLILPIYSQLPADLQAKIFQKAEDGARKCIVATNIAETSLTVDGIFYVIDTGYGKMKVYNPRMGMDALQVFPVSRAAADQRAGRAGRTGPGTCYRLYTESAYLNEMLPSPVPEIQRTNLGNVVLLLKSLKVENLLDFDFMDPPPQDNILNSMYQLWVLGALNNVGGLTELGWKMVEFPLDPPLAKMLLMGEQLECLDEVLTIVSMLSVPSVFFRPKDRVEESDAARERFFIPESDHLTLYNVYQQWKQHQYRGDWCNDHFLHVKGLRKAREVRSQLLDILKTLKIPLTSCWPDTDLVRKAICSAYFHNAARLKGVGEYVNCRNGMPCHLHPSSALYGMGCTPDYVVYHELILTTKEYMQCATAVEPQWLAELGPMFFSVKESDTSLLEHKKRQKESKTAMEEEMESLRKIQVESEKENKEREKEKRRKQQQQISMPGFRQGSGTYLRPKKLGL; from the exons ATGAAG ACTCAAGGAGGAGATGACGCCATTGACATAGATAGAACAACCCTATTGTTAGAACCAGAGAATAATACTGAAGGGGGATTATCAGTTCCGGGAAAGGATAAACCAGTGTTTAGACCTCCTGAAAGAAGATCCCATCTAG GTCTGGATGTCCTTGCAAATGCAAAAAGGGGAGGATCTAATGATAATGGATTCAAAATCCCACAACAAAGAATTGCTTCTTTTGTTTCATCAATGGAAGAAGAGGATACAATCGAATCATCTGGAGTAACTGATTCAGGAAAAGAAGCTATTCCACGAAGTCATTCtgttaaaaatagaaattatcgGGAAATAGCTTCCAATGATTCAAATGAAG GGAGTACTTTAGCTGAAGATGGAATAACTGGAAATTCCTTTAAGAGTCGAAATTCTAATGAAACTTCGGATTCTAGT GTTACAACTATGTCATCCAAAAGCACACATGCGAGCAGGTATAGGAGCCCTAGACAAGACTATGATAATCATGACAGAGAGAGAAAAGAATTTGACAATGATAGTAGAAGCAATAACAGGCGGGCGAGACATGGGCACGGTGATGGTGATGAGCCTTATTATGGGAGATCTCGGTACCAAAGGGACTATGGCAgggaaaatgaaagaaagagaagtaGATATGAAAGTTCACGAAGAACTCCTG GTAGATCTGATTGGGATGATGGTAGATGGGAATGGGAAGAAACACCACGTAGAGATGGCCGCTTGGAAGAAACACCACGTAGAGATGGCCGCTCTAACTCTAGTAGGCACCATCAACCTTCACCATCCCCGATGTATGTTGGCGCCTCACCAGATGCTCGGTTAGTTTCTCCATGGTTTGGTGGGAACACTCCTAATTCTACTG GTTCTTCTGCTTCCCCTTGGGATCAGATCTCTCCTTCTCCAGTTCCAGTGCGTGCCTCTGGATCTTCAGTAAGGTCATCAAGCACAAGTTATCTTTCTAAAACTCACCATATTAAATTTTCATCGCGAAGTTCACCTTTGGCCGAG GATTCTCAACAAGATTCTCAGGCAGACAAGTCCGAGTTAAATGGATCCAAGTATGAGATCAGTGAGAATATGCGTTTGGAGATGGAGTACAACTCTGACCGGGCTTG GTATGATAGAGATGAAGGTAATACAATGTTCGATGCTGATAGCTCATCATTTTTCTTTGGAGATGACGCTGCCTTCCAGAAGAAAGAAGCAGAGCTGGCCAAAAGATTG GTCCGTCGAGATGGAACCAAGATGACTCTTGCTCAAAGCAAAAAGCTGTCTCAGCTCACTGCAGATAATGCACAGTGGGAAGACCGACAACTTTTAAGATCGGGAGCTGTTAGGGGTACTGAGGTGCAAACTGACTTTGACGATGAGGAAGAGCGGAAAGTCATTCTTCTTGTACATG ATACAAAGCCTCCGTTCCTTGATGGAAGAGTTGTTTTCACTAAACAAGCAGAACCAATAATGCCAATAAAAGATCCTACATCAGATATGGCTATAATATCACGTAAAGGATCTTCATTGGTGAGGGAAATTCATGAGAAACAAAATATGAACAAGTCACGACAACGCTTTTGGGAGCTTGCAGGCTCTAAACTTGGTGATATCCTTGGTGTTGAGAAAACAGCCGAGCAG aTAGATGCAGATACTGCATCAGTAGGTGATGAAGGTGAAGTTGATTTTAAGGAAGATGCGAAGTTTGCACAACATATGAAGAAGGGGGAAGCAGTGAGTGACTTTGCTAAGTCAAAAACCATTGCACAACAAAGACAATATCTTCCTATATATTCTGTCAGAGATGAGCTGCTGCAG GTTATCCGTGAAAATCAGGTGGTTGTGGTGGTTGGAGAAACTGGTTCAGGAAAGACCACACAACTGACTCAG TATCTATTTGAGGATGGTTATACTACAAATGGTATTGTTGGTTGCACCCAACCAAGGCGTGTGGCAGCAATGAGTGTAGCAAAAAGAGTCAGCGAAGAGATGGAGTGCGAGTTAGGTGATAAAGTAGGCTATGCCATTCGATTTGAGGATGTAACGGGGCCATCAACTATTATCAAG TATATGACTGATGGAGTTCTTCTACGTGAAACTCTCAAAGATTCTGATCTTGAAAAATACCG TGTAATTGTAATGGATGAAGCTCACGAGAGGTCACTCAGCACTGATGTCCTTTTCGGGATCTTGAAAAAGGTGGTTGCCCAACGTCGTGATTTCAAGCTTATTGTGACATCTGCGACCCTTAATGCTCAAAAGTTTTCGAACTTTTTTGGAAG TGTCCCAATTTTTCACATCCCTGGGAGAACATTTCCTGTGAATACTTTGTATAGCAAAACTCCATGTGAAGATTACGTTGAAGCAGCCGTAAAGCAAGCTATGACCATCCATATCACTAGCCCTCCTGGTGACATTCTTATCTTCATGACTGGCCAAGACGAGATAGAGGCAGCCTGTTTTGCCCTTGCAGAGCGCATCGAACAACTCATTTCATCAACAAAAAAGGGGGTGCCCAAACTTTTGATACTACCCATCTATTCGCAGCTGCCAGCTGACTTGCAAGCCAAGATATTTCAGAAAGCTGAAGATGGTGCCCGTAAATGCATTGTTGCAACTAATATTGCCGAGACTTCCTTGACAGTTGATGGAATATTTTATGTTATAGACACAGGTTATGGTAAAATGAAAGTGTACAACCCTAGAATGGGTATGGATGCACTACAAGTGTTTCCAGTAAGTCGTGCTGCTGCTGATCAACGTGCTGGACGTGCCGGTAGAACTGGACCTGGTACTTGCTATCGTTTGTACACTGAGAGTGCATACTTAAACGAAATGTTGCCAAGTCCTGTGCCAGAAATCCAAAGAACTAACCTGGGAAATGTTGTTTTACTACTTAAATCTCTTAAAGTTGAAAACCTACTGGATTTTGACTTCATGGATCCGCCACCACAGGATAACATTCTCAACTCCATGTACCAATTGTGGGTATTAGGGGCTCTTAACAATGTAGGAGGGTTGACTGAACTTGGGTGGAAGATGGTTGAGTTCCCATTGGATCCCCCACTAGCCAAAATGCTTCTGATGGGCGAGCAACTTGAGTGCCTTGATGAGGTACTAACGATCGTTTCGATGCTTTCAGTACCATCAGTATTTTTTCGACCTAAAGATCGAGTTGAGGAGAGTGATGCTGCAAGGGAGAGGTTTTTCATTCCAGAATCAGACCATTTAACGTTATATAATGTTTACCAACAATGGAAACAACACCAATACAGGGGAGATTGGTGCAATGACCATTTCTTGCATGTTAAAGGGCTACGAAAGGCTCGAGAGGTGCGGTCGCAGTTGTTAGACATTTTGAAGACTTTGAAAATACCTCTGACATCTTGTTGGCCAGATACAGATCTCGTGAGAAAGGCTATTTGCTCTGCCTATTTTCACAATGCAGCTAGATTGAAGGGTGTGGGAGAATATGTGAACTGCAGAAATGGGATGCCATGCCATCTTCATCCGAGCAGTGCTCTTTATGGCATGGGATGTACTCCTGATTATGTTGTGTATCATGAATTGATTTTGACGACAAAGGAGTATATGCAATGTGCGACCGCAGTCGAGCCTCAGTGGTTGGCTGAACTCGGACCGATGTTCTTCTCTGTCAAGGAGTCAGATACATCGCTCTTGGAGCATAAGAAAAGGCAAAAAGAATCGAAAACAGCCATGGAAGAAGAGATGGAGTCATTGAGAAAGATTCAAGTCGAGTCagagaaagaaaacaaagagcgggaaaaggagaagagaagaaagcAGCAACAGCAAATTTCTATGCCGGGTTTTCGTCAAGGTTCTGGAACTTATCTAAGACCAAAGAAGCTAGGCTTGTGA
- the LOC103492598 gene encoding uncharacterized protein LOC103492598 has protein sequence MEAEGQKTATNPSAMLAGLLSRRAKLQDELRNIEKQVYDMETNYLQDPSQCGNVLKGFEGFLSASKSTALLKRSRKFQLEDRLFSLSSVTSPAAEELAAGRDDGRSDLGPGRSKGGAIYSNGQGKPKKGRPAPRDAKRMRHSSEQDFDYDDDPDLTL, from the exons ATGGAAGCTGAAG GTCAAAAGACGGCCACAAATCCCTCCGCCATGCTTGCTGGTCTTCTTTCCAGGAGAGCAAAACTCCAGGATGAGCTTCGGAATATTGAAAAACAG GTGTATGACATGGAGACTAATTACCTACAGGATCCAAGCCAGTGTGGGAATGTATTGAAAGGTTTTGAAGGATTCCTGTCTGCATCTAAGAGTACTGCTCT TTTGAAGCGGTCTAGGAAGTTTCAGCTTGAAGATAGGCTCTTCTCATTGTCTTCAGTCACCTCCCCTGCT GCTGAAGAGCTTGCAGCTGGACGAGATG ATGGGAGATCCGACTTAGGTCCTGGCAGATCTAAAGGTGGAGCAATATATTCCAATGGACA AGGAAAACCAAAAAAGGGAAGACCAGCTCCGAGGGATGCAAAGAGAATGCGGCATTCAAGCGAGCAAGATTTTGACTACGATGATGATCCGGACTTGACATTGTGA